In one window of Streptomyces sp. NBC_01224 DNA:
- a CDS encoding DUF5937 family protein: MHIDIAGLAPERIVFETSPLAELGLALHALSEPGHHPGLHGWATATTSALEPDLADRLHEADFLWRHTFSDVFMPFAGVRGGNGRTGANLAEDLDILDRLDDERFVSAALEFTCHSLYGTGAPSPLSDATMRARALDMAATRGPHQVEFTKQLLADPISVRRWIRRLFEDCDQAFFADTWRRVRVQLVADARHKTDLLRRKGLGEAVGAVSPALSLDEAGTRISADKLTEGRTDAADPAVGPGLTLIPSTFGWPHLNLLHAPGWRPVIHYPVHHPELPSPASVELLQLRMDALAHPMRMRLCRHLARSAHTTGELADTHGITAPEVSRHLAVLKKAGLVTTRRRGRYVLHQLDLTLVARLGSDFLEGILR; the protein is encoded by the coding sequence GTGCACATCGACATCGCGGGGCTGGCGCCCGAGCGCATCGTTTTCGAGACCTCCCCCCTCGCCGAGCTGGGGCTGGCCCTGCACGCCCTCTCCGAGCCGGGACACCACCCGGGCCTGCACGGCTGGGCGACGGCGACCACCAGCGCGCTGGAGCCCGATCTCGCCGACCGGCTGCACGAGGCCGACTTCCTGTGGCGCCACACGTTCTCGGACGTCTTCATGCCGTTCGCCGGGGTCCGTGGCGGCAACGGCAGGACGGGAGCGAATCTCGCCGAGGACCTGGACATCCTCGACCGGCTCGACGACGAGCGGTTCGTCTCCGCCGCCCTGGAATTCACCTGCCACAGCCTGTACGGGACAGGCGCGCCCTCGCCGCTCAGCGACGCCACGATGCGCGCCCGCGCCCTGGACATGGCGGCGACGCGCGGCCCCCACCAGGTGGAGTTCACCAAGCAGCTGCTGGCCGACCCCATCTCCGTACGTCGCTGGATCCGGCGCCTGTTCGAGGACTGCGACCAGGCGTTCTTCGCCGACACCTGGCGGCGGGTGCGGGTCCAGCTGGTCGCCGACGCCCGGCACAAGACGGATCTGCTGCGGCGCAAGGGGCTCGGTGAGGCGGTGGGCGCGGTGTCCCCGGCCCTGTCGCTCGACGAGGCCGGGACCCGGATCAGCGCCGACAAGCTGACCGAGGGCCGGACCGACGCGGCCGACCCCGCCGTCGGCCCCGGGCTCACCCTCATCCCGTCCACCTTCGGCTGGCCGCACCTGAATCTGCTGCACGCGCCGGGCTGGCGTCCGGTGATCCACTACCCGGTGCACCACCCCGAGCTGCCCTCCCCCGCCTCCGTGGAGCTGCTCCAACTGCGCATGGATGCGCTGGCCCACCCGATGCGGATGCGCCTGTGCCGCCACCTCGCCCGATCCGCGCACACGACCGGTGAACTCGCCGACACGCACGGCATCACGGCGCCCGAGGTCTCCCGGCATCTCGCGGTGCTGAAGAAGGCCGGCCTGGTCACCACGCGGCGGCGCGGCCGGTACGTGCTGCACCAGCTGGACCTGACCTTGGTGGCACGGCTCGGCAGCGACTTCCTGGAGGGCATCCTGCGCTGA
- a CDS encoding SAM-dependent methyltransferase, producing MTDEWRGWQEAAETALYGDGGFYRSPEGPAGHFRTSVHASPLFASAVARLLVRTARELGTDSVDLVDLGAGRGELLTGVLTALPAVGADGLAVRAYAVEIAARPAGLDPRIEWCTEPPPGAHGLLFANEWLDNVPTDVAETDADGVDRYVLVRTADGTERLGEPVTGADAEWLRRWWPSAGPGSRAEIGRPRDEAWARAVSTLSGGLAVAVDYAHVREARPPFGTLTGFRSGREVRPVPDGSCDLTSHVALDACAAAVDAGAGAPPEVLTQREALHHLGINGERPPLPLASTDPAGYVRALASAGEAAELTARGGLGDFGWLMQRRG from the coding sequence GTGACGGATGAGTGGCGTGGGTGGCAGGAGGCGGCAGAGACCGCTTTGTACGGAGACGGGGGGTTCTACCGGAGCCCCGAAGGACCGGCGGGCCACTTCCGTACCTCCGTCCACGCTTCCCCGCTGTTCGCCTCCGCCGTCGCCCGGCTGCTGGTCAGGACGGCGCGGGAGCTGGGCACGGACTCGGTCGACCTGGTGGACCTGGGGGCGGGGCGGGGCGAACTGCTGACGGGGGTGCTGACGGCGCTGCCGGCCGTGGGCGCCGACGGTCTCGCCGTACGGGCGTACGCCGTGGAGATCGCCGCCCGCCCGGCCGGTCTGGACCCCAGGATCGAGTGGTGCACCGAACCGCCGCCGGGGGCGCACGGTCTGCTGTTCGCCAACGAGTGGCTGGACAACGTCCCGACCGACGTCGCCGAGACCGACGCGGACGGTGTCGACCGGTATGTCCTCGTCCGGACGGCGGACGGTACGGAACGGCTGGGCGAGCCGGTGACCGGGGCGGACGCCGAGTGGCTGCGCCGCTGGTGGCCGTCGGCCGGACCGGGCAGCCGCGCGGAGATCGGCCGGCCGCGCGACGAGGCCTGGGCACGAGCGGTGTCCACGCTGTCCGGGGGGCTCGCGGTGGCAGTGGACTACGCCCACGTAAGGGAGGCACGGCCTCCCTTCGGCACGTTGACCGGCTTCCGGTCCGGCCGCGAGGTGCGGCCGGTGCCGGACGGCAGCTGCGACCTCACCTCGCACGTGGCGCTGGACGCGTGCGCGGCGGCGGTGGACGCCGGGGCCGGAGCACCGCCCGAGGTGCTGACGCAACGCGAGGCGCTGCACCACCTCGGCATCAACGGCGAGCGCCCACCACTGCCCCTGGCGTCGACCGACCCGGCCGGATACGTACGGGCCCTCGCCTCGGCGGGCGAGGCAGCGGAACTGACGGCCCGGGGCGGCCTGGGCGACTTCGGCTGGCTGATGCAACGACGAGGCTGA
- a CDS encoding NADH-quinone oxidoreductase subunit D has protein sequence MTETTVGIGGAAESTDMVLNIGPQHPSTHGVLRLRIVLDGERIQHAEPVIGYMHRGAEKLFEARDYRQIVMLANRHDWLSAFSNELGVVMAVERMLGMEVPERAVWTRTLLAELNRVLNHLMFLGSYPLELGGITPVFYAFREREELQAVMEEVSGGRMHYMFNRVGGLKEDLPAGWLGRARDAVASVRSRMDVYDDLVLGNEIFRGRTRGVGVLSADTVHAYGVSGPIARASGVDFDLRRDEPYLAYGELQDTLKVVTRTEGDCLARFECLLEQTHNALDLADACLDRMAGLAPGPINQRLPKVLKAPEGHTYAWTENPLGINGYYLVSKGEKTPYRLKLRSASYNNIQALTELLPGTLVADMVAILGSLFFVVGDIDK, from the coding sequence ATGACGGAGACGACAGTCGGCATCGGCGGCGCAGCGGAGAGCACCGACATGGTGCTCAACATCGGCCCCCAGCACCCCTCCACCCACGGCGTGCTCCGTCTGCGCATCGTCCTCGACGGCGAACGCATCCAGCACGCCGAACCGGTCATCGGTTATATGCACCGCGGCGCGGAGAAGCTGTTCGAGGCCCGTGACTACCGACAGATCGTGATGCTCGCCAACCGCCACGACTGGCTGTCGGCGTTCTCCAACGAGCTGGGCGTCGTGATGGCCGTCGAGCGCATGCTCGGCATGGAGGTCCCGGAGCGCGCGGTCTGGACGCGCACCCTGCTCGCCGAGCTGAACCGGGTCCTGAACCATCTGATGTTCCTCGGTTCGTACCCGCTCGAACTCGGCGGGATCACCCCGGTGTTCTACGCCTTCCGCGAGCGCGAGGAGCTCCAGGCCGTGATGGAAGAGGTCTCCGGCGGCCGGATGCACTACATGTTCAACCGGGTCGGCGGCCTCAAGGAGGACCTCCCGGCGGGCTGGCTCGGCCGCGCCCGGGACGCCGTCGCCTCGGTCCGGTCCCGGATGGACGTGTACGACGACCTGGTGCTCGGCAACGAGATCTTCCGGGGCCGTACCCGCGGTGTCGGCGTGCTGTCCGCCGACACCGTGCACGCTTACGGGGTGTCCGGGCCGATCGCCCGCGCCTCGGGGGTCGACTTCGATCTGCGCCGCGACGAGCCGTATCTCGCGTACGGAGAGCTCCAGGACACCCTCAAGGTCGTCACCCGCACCGAGGGCGACTGCCTGGCCCGCTTCGAGTGCCTGCTGGAACAGACGCACAACGCCCTGGATCTGGCGGACGCCTGCCTGGACCGGATGGCCGGCCTCGCGCCCGGCCCGATCAACCAGCGACTGCCAAAGGTACTGAAGGCCCCCGAGGGCCACACCTACGCCTGGACCGAGAACCCGCTCGGTATCAACGGCTACTACCTGGTGTCCAAGGGCGAGAAGACCCCGTACCGGCTGAAGCTCCGATCCGCCTCGTACAACAACATCCAGGCGCTCACCGAGCTCCTGCCGGGCACGCTGGTCGCCGACATGGTGGCGATCCTGGGCTCGCTCTTCTTCGTCGTCGGCGACATCGACAAGTAG
- a CDS encoding response regulator, with the protein MAIRVMLVDDQVLLRTGFRMVLAAQPDMEVVAEAGDGAEAIEILRSTAVDVVLMDVRMPRLDGVEATRRICAQPDAPKVLILTTFDLDEYAFSGLKAGASGFMLKDVPPAELLAAIRSVHSGDAVVAPSTTRRLLDRFSPMLPSGNSEPQHKGIGKLTEREREVMLLVAQGLSNGEIAARLVLSEATVKTHVGRILTKLSLRDRVQVVVLAYETGLVRAGGGGVG; encoded by the coding sequence ATGGCCATCCGCGTGATGCTCGTCGACGACCAGGTGCTGCTGCGCACCGGCTTCCGGATGGTGCTCGCCGCCCAGCCGGACATGGAGGTCGTGGCCGAGGCCGGCGACGGCGCGGAGGCGATCGAGATCCTGCGCTCCACCGCCGTCGATGTGGTGCTGATGGATGTCCGTATGCCGAGGCTGGACGGCGTCGAGGCCACCCGTCGCATCTGTGCGCAGCCGGATGCGCCCAAGGTGCTCATCCTGACCACGTTCGACCTCGACGAGTACGCCTTCTCCGGGCTGAAGGCCGGGGCCAGCGGTTTCATGCTCAAGGATGTGCCGCCCGCCGAACTGCTCGCCGCCATCCGCTCCGTGCACAGCGGCGACGCCGTCGTCGCCCCGTCCACCACCCGCCGGCTGCTCGACCGCTTCTCACCGATGCTGCCGAGCGGCAACAGCGAACCGCAGCACAAGGGCATCGGAAAGCTCACCGAACGCGAACGCGAAGTGATGCTGCTGGTCGCGCAGGGCCTGTCGAACGGCGAGATCGCGGCCCGCCTGGTGCTCTCCGAGGCGACCGTGAAGACGCACGTGGGCCGCATCCTCACCAAGCTGAGCCTGCGCGACCGGGTGCAGGTCGTCGTCCTCGCGTACGAGACGGGGCTGGTGCGGGCCGGCGGCGGCGGGGTGGGCTGA
- a CDS encoding sensor histidine kinase, translating into MQRLYDFIRRHPTGVDSFWAVCLLGLSGLSMVAHAGSTGERLAALLIIVGLCTVVALRRRAPEKMLLLTVAMGVAQLVFGVKPGVANFAMLVIVFTVATLGERWASRLALVCSLSAAGVSQLRWPQNVPQTSWPQQVFIVVVMTVPFVLAWVLGDSMRTRRAYFSQLEERAARLEREREAQSKVAVAAERARIARELHDVVAHNVSVMVVQADGAAYVMDAAPDQARQALETISSTGRQALAEMRRLLGVLRTGDSQESGEYVPQPDVDQIEVLIEQVRQTGLTVDFKIEGTPRPLPSGVELTAYRIVQEALTNTRKHGGPDAGASVRLVYFDDGLGLLVEDDGRGAAHELYEDGGADGAGHGMIGMRERVGMVGGTLDAGPRPGGGFRISALLPLKPAH; encoded by the coding sequence GTGCAGCGCCTCTACGACTTCATCCGCAGACACCCGACGGGCGTCGACAGCTTCTGGGCTGTCTGCCTCCTCGGGCTCTCCGGCCTGTCCATGGTGGCGCATGCGGGCAGCACCGGTGAGCGGCTCGCCGCCCTGCTGATCATCGTCGGCCTCTGCACCGTTGTCGCGTTGCGTCGGCGCGCGCCGGAGAAGATGCTGCTGCTCACCGTCGCGATGGGCGTCGCGCAGTTGGTGTTCGGGGTCAAGCCGGGCGTCGCGAACTTCGCGATGCTGGTGATCGTCTTCACCGTGGCCACCCTGGGGGAGCGCTGGGCGTCCCGGCTCGCCCTGGTCTGCAGCCTGAGCGCGGCCGGTGTCTCCCAGCTGCGCTGGCCGCAGAACGTCCCGCAGACCAGCTGGCCCCAGCAGGTTTTCATCGTCGTCGTGATGACCGTGCCGTTCGTGCTCGCCTGGGTGCTCGGTGACTCGATGCGGACCCGACGCGCCTACTTCAGCCAGCTGGAGGAGCGCGCAGCCCGGCTGGAGCGGGAGCGTGAGGCGCAGTCGAAGGTCGCGGTGGCCGCCGAGCGGGCCCGTATCGCCCGCGAACTCCACGATGTCGTCGCGCACAACGTCTCGGTGATGGTGGTGCAGGCCGACGGTGCCGCGTACGTCATGGACGCGGCTCCCGACCAGGCCCGGCAGGCCCTGGAGACCATCTCCAGCACCGGCAGGCAGGCCCTCGCCGAGATGCGGCGGCTGCTCGGGGTGCTGCGGACCGGCGACAGCCAGGAGAGCGGGGAGTACGTCCCGCAGCCCGATGTGGACCAGATCGAGGTCCTGATCGAGCAGGTCAGACAGACCGGACTGACCGTCGACTTCAAGATCGAGGGCACGCCGCGCCCGCTGCCCAGCGGGGTCGAGCTGACCGCGTACCGCATCGTGCAGGAGGCCCTGACCAACACCCGCAAGCACGGCGGCCCGGACGCCGGGGCCAGTGTCCGGCTGGTCTACTTCGATGACGGGCTCGGGCTGCTGGTCGAGGACGACGGGCGGGGCGCGGCGCACGAGCTGTACGAGGACGGCGGCGCCGACGGCGCGGGCCACGGAATGATCGGTATGCGCGAGAGGGTCGGCATGGTCGGCGGCACGCTGGACGCCGGGCCGCGGCCCGGCGGCGGGTTCCGGATCAGCGCACTGCTGCCGCTCAAGCCGGCCCACTAG